A region from the Nitrosopumilus sp. genome encodes:
- a CDS encoding 2-amino-3,7-dideoxy-D-threo-hept-6-ulosonate synthase has product MVSGNQIRLNRILRKGRMLCIPMDHGISNGPIEGLENPANTIYKCEGHGLTSVIINKGIIKSLPKPTKVGILVHFSSSTSLSLAPNRKMLTGTVKEAVALGADGVSLHINIGGKEEPEMLEQLGMTADQCHRWGMPLLAMMYPRGENIKNPHDPEIVAHVARIGAECGADIVKTLYTGDIDSFSKIVKSTPVPIVIAGGPKAKTDLDILQMTEDAIAAGAKGVTYGRNIFAHKTPEKMVEALAEIIFRKGTAKEALKKIE; this is encoded by the coding sequence ATGGTATCAGGAAATCAGATTAGACTTAATCGAATTCTAAGAAAAGGGAGAATGTTATGCATTCCAATGGATCACGGAATTTCAAACGGACCTATTGAAGGCCTTGAAAATCCAGCAAATACAATTTACAAATGTGAGGGACACGGTCTCACAAGTGTAATTATCAACAAAGGAATTATCAAATCATTACCAAAACCAACCAAAGTAGGAATTTTAGTTCATTTTTCAAGTAGTACATCATTATCATTAGCACCAAATCGAAAGATGCTTACTGGAACTGTAAAAGAAGCAGTAGCATTAGGAGCAGACGGAGTTTCATTACACATCAACATCGGAGGCAAAGAAGAACCAGAAATGTTAGAGCAACTAGGAATGACTGCAGATCAATGCCATAGATGGGGAATGCCACTTTTAGCAATGATGTATCCAAGAGGAGAAAATATCAAAAACCCACATGACCCAGAAATTGTAGCTCATGTTGCAAGAATTGGTGCAGAATGTGGTGCAGATATTGTAAAGACATTATACACTGGAGATATCGATTCATTTTCAAAAATTGTAAAGAGTACACCAGTTCCAATTGTCATTGCAGGTGGACCTAAAGCAAAAACAGATTTAGATATTCTTCAGATGACAGAAGATGCGATAGCAGCAGGAGCTAAAGGAGTCACATATGGTAGAAACATCTTTGCACATAAAACACCTGAAAAAATGGTAGAAGCATTAGCTGAAATAATTTTCAGAAAAGGAACAGCAAAGGAAGCACTGAAAAAAATTGAGTAA
- a CDS encoding 3-dehydroquinate synthase II, producing the protein MSKTRELIISPKVSQTQLAKFLPQLEEEGIKMVYLDPKKLGKKKTKLQTVFPSNAANYVVLDKEGAKPKGKKVGRKFQILSNSDIENVLNIAKKGLDFVIVEVKDWKIIPLENIIAKLHKIHTKIFAIARTPEEVRKMFSILEVGVDGVIFSTSSINEVREVMIYLGTKSFDMKPAKIIEIKEVGDGERVCVDTASMLHKGEGMLIGSRSNFLFLVHNESVGSSFTSPRPFRVNAGAVHCYTLSPDGTTNYLSEVETGSEVLILNSKGKARRATVGRSKIERRPMLMIKATVGGETGGIIAQDAETIRFVKSNGQLVSVTHLKKGDTVMVHSKPATGRHFGMEVSDEYILEK; encoded by the coding sequence TTGAGTAAAACAAGAGAATTAATAATTTCACCCAAAGTGTCTCAGACACAATTGGCCAAATTTCTTCCACAATTAGAAGAAGAGGGAATTAAGATGGTGTATCTCGATCCTAAAAAACTAGGTAAGAAAAAAACAAAACTTCAAACAGTATTTCCTTCAAATGCAGCAAATTATGTGGTACTAGACAAAGAAGGAGCAAAACCTAAAGGAAAAAAAGTTGGCAGAAAATTCCAGATTCTCTCAAACTCAGACATTGAGAATGTCCTCAACATAGCAAAAAAAGGACTAGATTTTGTCATCGTTGAAGTAAAAGACTGGAAAATCATCCCACTTGAAAATATCATTGCCAAATTACACAAAATTCATACCAAAATCTTTGCCATTGCAAGAACACCTGAAGAAGTCAGAAAGATGTTTTCAATTTTAGAGGTAGGAGTAGACGGAGTAATCTTTAGCACATCTTCAATCAACGAAGTAAGAGAGGTCATGATATACCTGGGAACAAAGAGTTTCGATATGAAGCCAGCCAAGATTATAGAAATTAAAGAAGTAGGAGACGGAGAACGTGTATGTGTCGATACCGCATCTATGCTTCACAAAGGAGAAGGGATGTTGATAGGAAGTAGATCAAACTTTTTGTTTTTAGTACATAATGAATCCGTAGGTTCCTCCTTTACATCACCAAGGCCATTTAGAGTAAATGCCGGAGCTGTTCATTGTTATACGTTATCCCCAGATGGAACAACAAATTATCTTTCAGAAGTAGAAACAGGATCTGAAGTATTAATCCTCAATTCAAAAGGAAAAGCAAGAAGAGCAACAGTGGGAAGATCAAAAATTGAAAGAAGACCAATGTTAATGATCAAAGCCACAGTGGGAGGAGAGACAGGAGGAATAATTGCACAAGATGCAGAGACAATTAGGTTTGTAAAATCTAACGGACAACTTGTTTCAGTAACCCATCTTAAAAAAGGAGATACGGTCATGGTACATTCAAAGCCTGCAACGGGAAGACATTTCGGAATGGAAGTTTCTGATGAATATATTTTAGAAAAATGA
- the mqnC gene encoding cyclic dehypoxanthinyl futalosine synthase, protein MSQTTEQIQKSDVKDILENSLNGQRPGPEDILRLLESEDVHLMGLAAGHLTRKQFGKKASFVNNIILNYTNVCITDCKFCAFYRSPGAEDSYTLTLDEIEARVKTSWEMFKIRQVLIQGGHNPNLKIEYYEDAFRMIRDKFPSVGVHGLSTSEIDMIARVEKSSTKEILSRLKDAGLQSIPGAGAEILTDSVKEIISPKKISSDDWIRIMDEAHSIGIPGSATMMYGHVENKNDIVEHFSKIVKLQEKTKGFMAFIPWNFEPNNTLMHEEGIVEYGTGGIQLLKMIAISRLVFDGLIPHIQSSWLTNGVGMAQLALQYGADDFGGTLIGEEVVSCTGARSTELTDKIIMDAIHQIGYQVEERDNFYNPISIS, encoded by the coding sequence TTGAGTCAGACAACTGAGCAGATACAAAAAAGTGACGTCAAAGATATTTTGGAAAATTCTCTTAATGGACAAAGACCTGGTCCGGAAGATATTTTGAGATTGCTAGAATCTGAAGATGTTCATTTGATGGGCCTTGCTGCCGGTCATCTCACAAGAAAGCAATTTGGAAAAAAGGCATCTTTTGTTAATAATATTATTTTGAATTATACCAATGTTTGTATCACTGATTGTAAATTTTGTGCATTTTATAGATCTCCTGGTGCTGAAGATTCTTACACTCTAACTCTTGATGAAATTGAAGCTAGAGTGAAAACTTCGTGGGAGATGTTTAAGATTCGTCAGGTTTTGATTCAGGGTGGACACAATCCAAATTTGAAAATTGAATATTATGAAGATGCGTTTAGGATGATTAGAGACAAATTCCCATCTGTTGGGGTTCATGGATTATCTACATCTGAAATTGATATGATTGCAAGAGTCGAAAAATCATCAACCAAAGAAATTCTTTCTCGATTAAAAGATGCTGGTTTACAATCAATCCCTGGGGCTGGTGCTGAAATTCTGACTGATTCTGTAAAAGAAATCATTAGTCCAAAGAAAATTTCTAGTGATGATTGGATTAGGATTATGGATGAAGCACATTCAATTGGAATTCCTGGTTCTGCAACAATGATGTATGGTCATGTAGAAAACAAAAATGATATTGTTGAGCACTTTTCTAAAATTGTAAAACTACAAGAAAAAACTAAAGGCTTTATGGCATTTATCCCTTGGAATTTTGAACCAAATAATACTTTGATGCATGAAGAGGGTATTGTAGAGTATGGCACTGGTGGAATTCAACTTTTGAAAATGATTGCAATCTCTAGACTTGTATTTGATGGTTTAATCCCACACATTCAATCTTCTTGGCTAACTAATGGTGTTGGCATGGCTCAACTTGCATTGCAGTATGGTGCTGATGACTTTGGCGGTACCTTGATTGGAGAAGAAGTTGTTTCTTGTACTGGAGCCCGTTCAACTGAACTCACTGATAAAATTATCATGGATGCAATTCATCAGATTGGATATCAAGTAGAAGAACGTGATAATTTCTATAATCCTATCTCAATATCATAG